In one uncultured Methanoregula sp. genomic region, the following are encoded:
- a CDS encoding type II CAAX endopeptidase family protein produces the protein MTTTLPQRKQYRKELIVFLVLTFGATYLLELTGIAIHGPGILSNKIMNVPMYIPAVSAIICMVYFKSAALTREAKIFLLVFLFASAVSLVESVYQPLLGTIGPLPLLTVVVSVLAFVVIVIQNLNKPWRENLVPARLSFGRNYRYYLVLSVIFAGLFILGLLISYYSGLGVPAQGFNPTLFLTFLGLYLVTFFVSWPKFLGEEYGWRFYLQDRMFALFGGYKGVVLIGLLWGLWHFPLMLMGLNFPDNLIAGNIVYLVWTVVIGIIFSYAVLKTGSIWIAVLLHAITDCIVNIGYPYIANGQVIVAFLPALLLIGILAAILLKSRLWIDSPVADGSP, from the coding sequence ATGACAACGACACTGCCACAACGGAAACAATACCGGAAAGAACTGATCGTTTTTCTGGTCCTTACCTTTGGTGCAACCTATCTCCTTGAGCTCACCGGCATTGCGATACATGGCCCCGGGATCCTCTCAAACAAGATCATGAATGTGCCGATGTACATCCCGGCAGTCTCGGCAATCATCTGCATGGTGTATTTCAAATCCGCTGCCCTGACACGGGAGGCAAAGATATTCCTTCTCGTTTTCCTCTTTGCCTCAGCGGTATCCCTGGTCGAGTCAGTATACCAGCCCCTTCTCGGAACCATCGGGCCGCTGCCCCTCCTCACGGTAGTAGTATCGGTCCTCGCGTTTGTCGTAATAGTCATCCAGAACCTGAACAAGCCCTGGCGGGAGAACCTGGTCCCGGCCCGTTTATCCTTCGGGAGAAATTACCGGTATTACCTTGTACTCTCGGTCATCTTCGCAGGCCTGTTCATCCTCGGGCTGCTCATCAGTTATTACTCCGGCCTGGGCGTTCCGGCCCAGGGTTTCAACCCGACCCTCTTTCTCACGTTCCTTGGCCTGTACCTTGTGACCTTCTTTGTATCCTGGCCAAAATTCCTCGGCGAGGAGTACGGCTGGCGGTTTTACCTCCAGGACCGGATGTTTGCGCTCTTCGGGGGGTACAAAGGAGTAGTCCTTATCGGCCTTCTCTGGGGCCTCTGGCATTTTCCGCTGATGCTCATGGGGCTGAATTTCCCGGACAACCTTATTGCCGGTAATATCGTGTATCTCGTCTGGACGGTAGTGATCGGCATCATATTCAGCTACGCGGTCTTAAAGACCGGAAGCATCTGGATTGCTGTCCTGCTCCATGCCATTACGGACTGCATCGTCAATATCGGCTACCCCTATATCGCAAACGGGCAGGTTATTGTTGCATTCCTCCCGGCCCTCCTCCTGATAGGCATCCTTGCGGCAATACTCCTGAAGTCCCGGTTATGGATCGACAGCCCGGTAGCAGACGGATCCCCGTGA
- a CDS encoding PQQ-binding-like beta-propeller repeat protein, whose protein sequence is MGEPKHTPFRETSGRRSSYPCPGHFLFLLFFLIVPLFFIFVVPASAEDAMFRANPEHTGVYDNGGIEPGNTELWRFATGDLVVSSPTVANGVVYVGSEDKNLYAIDAVTGKEKWRFAAGDRVTPSPAVVNGIVYVGSEDKNLYAIDAVTGKEKWRFATGGWVYSSAAVANGIVYVGSVNNSLYAIDAVTGKEKWRFATGDYVDSSPAVANGIVYVGSGDKNLYAIDAVTGKEKWRFATGNWVYSSPAVANGIVYVGSGDKNLYAIDALTGKERWRFTAGDRVISSPAVANGIIFFGSRDKNLYAIDAQTGKEKWRFAAGNYEGSDPAVANGIVYVGSEDKNLYAIDAMTGKEKWRFVTGGWVYSSPALANGIVYVGNEDKNLYAIGANSSSLTTVPTTIQVTDAGSPAPLATAATTAPVQRTTRQSPLQYAPVGAVVLIFGIAVWKRH, encoded by the coding sequence ATGGGCGAACCAAAACATACCCCCTTCCGGGAGACCTCTGGACGACGATCCAGTTATCCTTGTCCAGGGCATTTCTTATTTTTACTCTTCTTCCTGATCGTTCCTCTTTTCTTTATTTTCGTTGTTCCCGCTTCAGCTGAAGATGCAATGTTCCGGGCCAATCCGGAGCATACCGGAGTTTATGATAACGGGGGTATTGAACCGGGGAATACTGAACTATGGCGGTTCGCTACGGGGGATCTCGTGGTTTCATCGCCGACAGTGGCGAACGGTGTTGTCTATGTAGGGAGTGAAGATAAAAACCTGTATGCCATTGATGCTGTGACGGGGAAAGAGAAGTGGAGGTTCGCTGCGGGGGATCGGGTGACGCCATCCCCGGCAGTGGTGAATGGTATTGTCTACGTCGGGAGTGAAGATAAAAACCTGTATGCCATTGATGCTGTGACGGGGAAAGAGAAGTGGAGGTTCGCTACGGGAGGCTGGGTGTATTCATCCGCAGCAGTGGCGAACGGCATCGTCTATGTAGGAAGTGTAAATAACAGCCTGTATGCCATCGATGCCGTGACAGGAAAGGAGAAATGGAGGTTCGCTACGGGTGATTATGTGGATTCCTCTCCGGCAGTGGCAAACGGGATTGTCTATGTAGGGAGTGGAGATAAAAACCTGTATGCCATCGATGCTGTGACGGGGAAAGAGAAGTGGAGGTTTGCTACAGGAAACTGGGTGTATTCCTCTCCGGCAGTGGCAAATGGTATTGTCTATGTAGGGAGTGGAGATAAAAATCTGTATGCGATCGATGCACTAACGGGAAAAGAGAGGTGGCGGTTCACTGCGGGGGATCGGGTGATTTCATCCCCGGCAGTGGCGAACGGTATCATCTTTTTTGGGAGTAGGGATAAAAATCTGTACGCGATCGATGCACAGACCGGAAAAGAGAAGTGGAGGTTCGCTGCTGGAAATTATGAGGGTTCAGATCCGGCAGTGGCGAACGGTATTGTCTATGTAGGGAGTGAAGATAAAAACCTGTATGCCATCGATGCCATGACGGGTAAAGAAAAATGGCGGTTCGTTACGGGAGGCTGGGTGTATTCATCCCCGGCATTGGCGAACGGTATTGTCTATGTTGGGAATGAAGATAAGAACCTGTATGCGATTGGTGCGAACTCATCCTCTCTGACAACGGTTCCAACAACTATCCAGGTCACTGATGCAGGAAGTCCAGCGCCACTGGCAACAGCTGCTACAACCGCTCCGGTCCAGCGGACGACCCGGCAGTCCCCGCTTCAGTATGCCCCGGTCGGAGCAGTTGTCCTGATTTTTGGAATTGCCGTGTGGAAGCGGCATTAG
- a CDS encoding cache domain-containing protein: MKSIWFWRRNLTARLVCSFLILSLLIVSLVGIIAYFQATESLTRSVDDRLDAVATLKENVLNNWIDDQTQNVVMIAGIPGIRKQSGILFSSTATLQERKQAYAELSGFLPQVISRTTYMDEISIIDLNGTIAVSSDRAHEGQSVAQDPYFSEGRSRTLATTVYSSTPDKKPAIIIVTPLFDMQGKRTGVLASRLSLAHIDRIILERTGLGTSGETYLVDQSHRIISETPLMKNGTSSRFVQSEGINSALHGTEGSGFYRNYAGVPVVGVYRWMDNQDMALLAEMSQEEALAPARELALTILYTGIILSLILTAGMYLLARQITKPILEIADTAARVTAGDLSRQAPVLTEDEVGLLAVAFNDMTGKLRQTLEGLETNLHELRERDDALQKSEHKYRTLLENIPHNIFRKDSGSVYVSCNENYASTLGMMPEEITGKTDFDLYPGELAEKYRNDDKRVMMTGRAEEYTEQYLDDGKVRWINTIKTPVKDIEGVTTGILGVFWDITERKAAEEELHRLYNELENRVEDRTAELRRAQESYRQANEKLNLLSSITRHDILNQLAALKGYLELSAYPTHNAGELQEFIKKAQKNADTIEHQILFTREYQDIGVKAPAWQSVNLSVIRAKGTLNLGNVEVTLDRADLEVYADPLFDKVFYNLLDNALRYGGDKLTKIRISSYESDSGLVLGCEDDGAGISEPDKKRLFQRGFGKNTGLGLYLSREILLITGITITENSRPGSGARFLITVPNGAWRFTGSKSK, translated from the coding sequence ATGAAGAGTATATGGTTCTGGCGCCGGAATCTGACAGCCCGGCTCGTCTGCTCGTTTCTCATCTTATCCCTGCTGATCGTCAGTCTCGTGGGGATTATCGCTTATTTCCAGGCCACGGAGTCCCTTACCCGCTCGGTGGATGACCGGCTCGATGCCGTGGCCACGTTAAAAGAAAACGTGCTGAACAACTGGATTGATGACCAGACGCAGAACGTGGTTATGATAGCGGGGATCCCGGGAATCCGCAAACAGTCCGGCATCCTCTTTTCATCGACGGCTACGTTACAGGAACGAAAACAGGCATATGCCGAGCTCTCCGGTTTCCTCCCCCAGGTGATTTCCCGGACAACCTACATGGATGAAATATCCATTATTGACTTGAATGGCACGATAGCGGTTTCGAGTGACAGGGCTCACGAAGGGCAGTCGGTTGCACAGGACCCGTATTTCTCGGAAGGCAGGTCCAGGACGCTTGCAACAACGGTATATTCTTCAACGCCTGACAAAAAACCGGCCATCATTATTGTAACCCCGCTATTCGACATGCAGGGAAAACGTACCGGTGTCCTCGCCTCACGCCTTTCCCTCGCCCATATCGATCGCATCATCCTTGAACGTACCGGCCTTGGAACGAGCGGGGAAACGTATCTTGTTGACCAGTCTCACAGGATTATATCAGAAACCCCTCTCATGAAGAACGGAACCTCTTCGCGTTTCGTCCAGTCCGAAGGGATCAATTCTGCACTCCATGGCACAGAAGGTTCCGGCTTTTACCGCAATTATGCCGGTGTACCCGTGGTTGGGGTCTACCGCTGGATGGATAACCAGGATATGGCCCTGCTTGCGGAGATGAGCCAGGAAGAGGCATTAGCGCCCGCACGCGAGCTTGCCCTGACCATATTGTATACCGGAATAATCCTGTCCCTTATCCTTACCGCAGGCATGTACCTGCTGGCCCGCCAGATAACAAAACCCATCCTGGAAATTGCCGATACTGCAGCACGGGTAACTGCAGGTGATCTCAGCCGGCAGGCCCCTGTCCTGACGGAAGATGAAGTCGGCCTCCTTGCAGTTGCCTTCAATGACATGACCGGAAAACTGCGGCAGACCCTGGAAGGTCTTGAAACGAACCTCCATGAACTACGGGAACGGGATGATGCCCTGCAGAAATCGGAACACAAATACCGGACGCTCCTTGAGAATATCCCGCACAATATCTTCCGGAAGGACTCAGGTTCGGTCTATGTCTCCTGCAACGAGAACTATGCATCTACCCTGGGCATGATGCCCGAGGAAATTACCGGTAAGACCGATTTTGATCTCTACCCGGGCGAACTTGCAGAAAAATACCGGAATGACGATAAACGGGTGATGATGACCGGCAGGGCTGAAGAGTATACCGAGCAGTACCTTGACGATGGGAAGGTGCGCTGGATCAATACCATCAAGACGCCGGTAAAAGATATCGAAGGGGTCACCACCGGCATCCTGGGAGTGTTCTGGGATATCACCGAACGGAAAGCTGCCGAAGAGGAACTCCACCGGCTCTATAACGAACTGGAGAACCGGGTTGAAGACCGGACAGCTGAACTCAGGCGGGCACAGGAGTCATACCGGCAGGCTAATGAAAAACTCAACCTGCTCAGTTCGATTACCCGGCACGACATCTTAAACCAGCTCGCGGCACTCAAAGGCTATCTTGAACTCTCCGCATACCCGACACACAATGCCGGTGAACTGCAGGAATTTATCAAAAAAGCCCAAAAGAACGCGGACACTATCGAACACCAGATCCTGTTCACGCGGGAATACCAGGACATCGGCGTCAAGGCCCCGGCATGGCAGAGCGTGAACTTAAGTGTCATCCGGGCAAAAGGGACGCTGAACCTTGGAAACGTTGAGGTCACGCTCGACCGGGCCGACCTGGAAGTGTACGCCGATCCTCTCTTCGACAAGGTATTCTACAACCTGCTCGACAATGCTCTCAGGTATGGCGGTGACAAGCTGACAAAAATCCGCATCAGCTCGTACGAGTCGGACAGCGGCCTTGTGCTTGGGTGCGAGGATGACGGGGCGGGGATTTCAGAACCAGATAAAAAGCGCCTGTTCCAGCGGGGATTCGGGAAAAACACCGGTCTTGGTTTGTATCTTTCCCGCGAGATCCTGCTCATCACAGGTATTACGATTACGGAGAACAGCAGGCCTGGCTCCGGCGCCAGGTTCTTGATCACGGTACCAAACGGGGCGTGGCGGTTTACCGGCAGCAAGAGTAAGTGA
- a CDS encoding transcription initiation factor IIB yields the protein MQEIEQLKILQSERESFKSRTKQRELEKKAESQTETSCPECGSRVLVHDRERAELVCQSCGLVIDDEFIDRGPEWRAFDHDQRMKRARTGAPMTLTIHDKGLSTMIDWRNRDSFGRAISSKNRAQLYRLRKWQRRIRVSNATERNLAFALSELDRMASALGLPRNIRETAAMVYRDAVDKNLIRGRSIEGVAAAALYAACRQCSVPRTLDEIAEVSRVSRKEIGRTYRFISRALGLRLLPTSPLDYVPRFCSGLTLHGEVQSRTIEILRQASERELTSGRGPTGVAAAAIYIACILGGERRTQREVAEVAGVTEVTIRNRYKELAEKLDIEIIL from the coding sequence ATGCAGGAAATTGAACAATTAAAAATCCTCCAGTCTGAGCGGGAATCGTTCAAATCACGAACGAAACAGCGGGAGCTGGAGAAGAAAGCGGAAAGCCAGACTGAAACTTCCTGCCCGGAATGTGGCAGCCGCGTGCTTGTCCACGACCGTGAGCGGGCAGAACTGGTCTGCCAGAGTTGCGGGCTTGTGATCGATGACGAGTTCATCGACCGCGGTCCCGAGTGGCGTGCTTTCGATCATGACCAGCGGATGAAACGGGCCCGTACCGGTGCACCGATGACTCTCACGATCCATGACAAGGGTCTCTCCACCATGATCGACTGGCGCAACAGGGACTCGTTCGGCAGGGCGATCTCTTCCAAGAACCGGGCCCAGCTCTACCGTCTCCGCAAGTGGCAGCGCCGGATCCGTGTGAGCAACGCGACCGAGCGGAACCTTGCGTTCGCACTCTCCGAGCTGGACCGCATGGCCTCCGCGCTGGGCCTGCCGCGGAACATCCGTGAGACCGCAGCAATGGTCTACCGTGATGCAGTTGACAAGAACCTGATCCGCGGCCGGAGCATCGAAGGCGTTGCAGCAGCAGCGCTCTATGCCGCCTGCCGGCAGTGCAGCGTGCCCCGCACACTCGATGAGATTGCAGAAGTATCCCGTGTCTCGAGAAAAGAGATCGGCAGGACCTACCGGTTCATCTCCCGTGCGCTTGGATTAAGACTCCTGCCGACATCCCCGCTGGACTATGTGCCCCGGTTCTGCTCGGGCCTCACCCTCCACGGGGAGGTCCAGAGCCGGACCATTGAGATCCTCCGGCAGGCATCCGAGCGCGAACTGACGAGCGGGAGGGGGCCGACCGGTGTTGCGGCAGCGGCGATCTACATCGCCTGCATCCTTGGCGGGGAGCGGCGCACCCAGCGCGAAGTAGCGGAAGTTGCGGGCGTGACCGAGGTCACCATAAGGAACCGGTACAAGGAACTGGCAGAAAAACTGGATATCGAGATCATTCTCTGA
- a CDS encoding transporter substrate-binding domain-containing protein yields the protein MMSRRLFVAGILVLFLICCIAVAFFILPQPKAPQVATPDDKMAEILARGTLVIATDSDYPPNSELKAGAVRSAGTKCTRNEYTADQFTGYNVAVAKEISRRLGVEPCFVTPTRTEIISGSWSDRWDIHIGSLAITPERMKVMYFTQPYYAGPVTLFVNKNNTAYANPGDLSGKKVGVCAGCILERYLEGTLDLPGQKIDFAIKNATIVAYENEAVALEDLALGDGVKLDAVLTNQPLGEDAMKGGMPIRQLGKPVFYDYDGAAVDRKSSRDPASFVRNVTGIIREMNQDGTLLKFSQQYYGRDLVTETARFNTSAIGQTPV from the coding sequence ATGATGTCTCGGCGTCTCTTTGTAGCCGGAATACTTGTTTTATTCCTCATTTGCTGTATCGCGGTGGCCTTCTTCATCCTGCCCCAGCCAAAGGCTCCTCAGGTTGCGACACCCGATGACAAGATGGCTGAAATACTGGCCCGCGGAACCCTTGTCATCGCTACGGACTCGGATTATCCTCCCAATTCAGAATTAAAAGCCGGTGCCGTCCGCTCTGCGGGCACGAAATGTACCCGGAACGAATATACCGCAGATCAATTCACCGGCTACAATGTCGCCGTTGCTAAGGAGATCTCCCGGAGGCTTGGCGTTGAACCCTGTTTTGTCACGCCGACAAGGACCGAGATCATCAGCGGCAGCTGGTCCGACCGTTGGGATATCCATATCGGGTCGCTCGCAATCACGCCGGAACGCATGAAAGTGATGTACTTCACGCAACCGTATTATGCCGGTCCGGTGACCCTTTTTGTGAACAAGAACAACACGGCCTATGCAAACCCCGGCGATCTGTCAGGAAAGAAGGTCGGTGTATGCGCCGGCTGCATCCTTGAGCGTTACCTGGAAGGCACGCTCGACCTGCCGGGCCAGAAGATTGACTTTGCCATTAAAAATGCCACGATTGTGGCTTACGAGAATGAGGCCGTTGCCCTGGAAGATCTTGCTCTCGGGGATGGTGTGAAGCTGGATGCCGTTCTCACCAACCAGCCCCTTGGTGAAGATGCGATGAAAGGTGGTATGCCCATCCGGCAGCTGGGCAAGCCTGTTTTTTACGACTATGACGGTGCAGCAGTGGACCGGAAGAGCAGCAGGGACCCGGCCTCGTTTGTCAGGAACGTGACCGGCATTATCCGGGAGATGAACCAGGATGGCACGCTGCTTAAGTTCTCACAACAATATTATGGACGGGATCTCGTAACGGAAACCGCCCGGTTCAATACCAGTGCCATCGGGCAGACCCCCGTTTAG
- a CDS encoding PAS domain-containing sensor histidine kinase, which yields MMMLDIGTLFLTLLLVNVVLTLMLFTFWRSHKTYEGFRTWMLSLMVTSCGYFLYVLYGSLPMVVSSTVADLLIVLSVMMRLDSTRRYFQSRALPRVIYWVLIPAAFLLFWFMFMNDSVVIRGVIVGLLIVPSFLATALIAIQSREPETRSLRYSFATALLVTAFFWTAITVIAIVTPGDHSLSGPDPINPFFFIVTILMDIISTGSFLMLNMARTKTELRESEMQYRNLADNLPDYVLVHDGEAILYSNPAATRLIEPAEKTLAGRSIYSFLTPESAEASRAALVARSNKESPVLPSEIDIQLRDGTVRHCMIKTVRIVYKGIPTYMAVITDITERKAAENALFRANKKLTILSSITRHDIKNQLTALSAYLDLSANEGTGDSPTPDYLKNAIKIAETMGYQIDFTKIYEEMGTAAPVWQNVSASIRRAVATLPMRDVRVEIDRSDLEIHADPLFEKVFYNLIENALNYSGGRMTTIRITSEETASGLVITCDDDGIGIAAADKSRLFSQGFGKHTGLGLFLSREILLITGITIAETGEAGKGARFEMVVPKGEYRVAGVADLPGETGKSR from the coding sequence ATGATGATGCTCGATATCGGGACCCTTTTTTTGACCCTCTTGCTCGTCAATGTTGTCCTCACGCTGATGCTCTTCACCTTCTGGAGGTCCCATAAGACGTATGAAGGGTTCAGGACATGGATGCTCTCCCTGATGGTCACCTCCTGCGGGTATTTCCTGTATGTGCTCTATGGCTCCCTGCCCATGGTGGTCTCCTCAACAGTCGCAGATCTTTTGATCGTGCTGTCGGTCATGATGCGGCTCGATAGTACCCGGCGGTACTTCCAGTCACGGGCGCTCCCCCGTGTCATTTACTGGGTCCTGATACCGGCTGCGTTCCTGTTATTCTGGTTCATGTTCATGAACGATTCAGTGGTCATCCGCGGCGTAATCGTGGGGTTGCTCATTGTCCCATCGTTCCTTGCAACCGCCCTCATCGCGATACAATCCCGGGAACCGGAGACCCGGTCGCTCAGGTACAGCTTTGCCACGGCTCTCCTTGTCACGGCTTTTTTCTGGACCGCGATTACAGTTATCGCGATCGTCACGCCCGGGGACCACTCGCTTAGTGGCCCGGACCCCATCAACCCGTTCTTCTTTATCGTCACCATCCTCATGGATATCATCTCCACGGGTTCCTTCCTGATGCTCAATATGGCCCGGACGAAAACCGAGCTCCGGGAAAGCGAGATGCAGTACCGGAATCTTGCGGACAACCTCCCCGATTATGTCCTTGTCCATGACGGGGAGGCCATCCTGTATTCAAACCCTGCGGCAACCCGGCTCATAGAGCCTGCAGAAAAAACCCTTGCCGGACGATCCATCTATTCCTTCCTGACACCGGAAAGTGCAGAGGCTTCGCGGGCGGCTCTTGTTGCCCGCAGCAACAAAGAATCCCCGGTTCTCCCAAGCGAGATTGACATCCAGCTCCGGGACGGCACGGTCCGGCACTGCATGATCAAGACCGTGAGAATTGTATACAAAGGAATTCCCACATACATGGCCGTGATTACCGATATCACCGAGCGGAAAGCTGCAGAGAACGCACTCTTCCGGGCAAATAAGAAACTCACGATCCTTTCATCGATAACCCGGCACGACATCAAGAACCAGCTCACTGCCCTTTCGGCATACCTCGACTTATCTGCGAATGAGGGAACGGGTGATTCACCCACACCGGATTACCTCAAAAATGCGATAAAGATCGCTGAAACCATGGGGTACCAGATCGATTTCACCAAAATCTACGAAGAGATGGGAACAGCCGCACCCGTCTGGCAGAACGTCAGCGCAAGTATCCGGCGGGCAGTTGCCACCCTCCCCATGCGGGATGTCAGGGTGGAGATTGACCGGTCGGACCTGGAGATCCATGCCGATCCCCTGTTCGAGAAGGTTTTCTACAATTTAATCGAGAATGCCCTGAACTATAGCGGCGGGAGGATGACAACCATCCGCATCACATCTGAGGAGACCGCATCAGGGCTCGTGATCACCTGCGACGATGACGGGATCGGGATTGCGGCTGCCGATAAAAGCCGCCTGTTCAGCCAGGGCTTCGGGAAACATACCGGTCTTGGCCTCTTCCTCTCCCGCGAGATCCTGCTCATCACCGGTATCACGATTGCGGAGACCGGCGAAGCCGGGAAAGGTGCACGGTTCGAGATGGTGGTGCCAAAAGGAGAGTACCGGGTTGCCGGCGTGGCTGACCTGCCCGGAGAAACCGGTAAATCCAGGTAG
- a CDS encoding 50S ribosomal protein L30e, with the protein MDFNTQLLRALKTGSVVLGPVMTEKCINEGKARMIVVAGNCPANIKTKVSRNKNPFIHTFDGSSLALGNVCRKPFSVSTLAIINPGESDILSFLRA; encoded by the coding sequence ATGGATTTCAATACTCAGCTCTTACGAGCGTTAAAAACCGGCAGCGTAGTCCTTGGCCCGGTAATGACCGAGAAATGCATCAATGAGGGCAAAGCCCGGATGATCGTGGTTGCGGGTAATTGTCCGGCAAACATCAAAACAAAAGTTTCCAGGAACAAGAACCCGTTCATCCACACCTTTGATGGTTCCAGCCTGGCACTGGGAAACGTATGCAGAAAACCATTTTCCGTGAGCACTCTTGCGATCATCAATCCCGGGGAATCGGATATTCTTTCCTTTCTGCGGGCATGA
- a CDS encoding DUF6159 family protein, which translates to MRLIFGIADQWLGLCRKPPVVHALQSGIGTPPVYAHEGLPDGGAGGSTIRRGIGSALSGMRTLNRNRQLLWFTLLAGLVLAGNIICQGALWYINWSIGGLVGPVLEFFIELATLFCFVFLLAGLVLSISSRKEGHASFFEGLTGAKKYTTAIIAWSFVLALAGMLLYRIFFYPGGFFWPLSSYLTIPLLQFPFTLNLNPSTFAEIPGYGGRSLLFWTYPYGFENALTFSAINLLLLLLTAFVVPLIVLEHRTLREAVVGSFSLMKKTWVEVATCALLLGIIVSGVFLTYLLVQAAHGMVTPPELLYAIPTGPWIALGILYYLALFSIAFVMATVGGIAALDLYRYAKTGQITGPEPHS; encoded by the coding sequence ATGCGTCTCATCTTCGGAATCGCTGACCAGTGGCTGGGGTTGTGCCGGAAACCCCCGGTAGTACATGCATTACAGTCAGGGATCGGCACCCCCCCGGTATACGCTCATGAGGGACTCCCGGATGGCGGGGCCGGTGGATCAACGATCCGCCGGGGAATCGGATCTGCCCTGTCAGGGATGCGGACCCTGAACCGGAACCGGCAGCTCCTCTGGTTCACGCTCCTTGCCGGGCTCGTTCTGGCGGGAAACATCATCTGCCAGGGTGCACTCTGGTACATCAACTGGAGCATTGGTGGACTTGTCGGGCCTGTCCTGGAATTTTTCATCGAGCTTGCAACACTGTTCTGCTTTGTGTTCCTTCTGGCGGGGCTTGTCTTAAGCATCTCGTCCAGAAAAGAAGGTCATGCGTCATTCTTTGAAGGACTGACCGGGGCAAAAAAATACACAACAGCAATCATTGCATGGTCTTTTGTCCTGGCACTCGCAGGCATGCTGCTCTACAGGATCTTCTTTTATCCCGGCGGGTTCTTCTGGCCTTTGAGTTCTTACCTTACGATCCCGCTCCTCCAGTTCCCCTTCACCCTGAATCTCAATCCGAGCACCTTTGCCGAGATTCCGGGCTACGGAGGAAGATCGCTCTTGTTCTGGACATATCCGTACGGGTTCGAAAATGCCCTGACCTTTTCGGCAATTAACCTGCTCCTGCTCCTCCTGACCGCGTTTGTCGTGCCCCTGATCGTTCTCGAGCACAGGACTCTTCGGGAGGCAGTCGTTGGATCGTTTTCCCTGATGAAAAAGACCTGGGTGGAGGTAGCCACCTGCGCCCTCCTCCTGGGAATTATCGTATCCGGTGTGTTCCTTACGTACCTGCTCGTCCAGGCAGCGCACGGCATGGTCACACCCCCCGAGCTTCTCTATGCCATTCCCACCGGCCCGTGGATTGCTCTTGGCATCCTCTATTATCTCGCACTGTTCAGCATTGCGTTTGTGATGGCAACGGTCGGAGGAATCGCAGCGCTGGACCTTTACCGCTATGCAAAGACCGGGCAGATCACCGGTCCAGAACCACACTCATAA
- a CDS encoding DUF6064 family protein, which yields MVQFPFTAVQFLDVFFRYNLTVWPAQLILCLLAIAAAVCAIRKTASSDRILFCILGFFWLWMGLVYHILFFSSINTVAYLFGILFIVQALVLWYFGMVRKVTGFHASWDAFSIAGVAFIFYSLILYPVIGTAAGHPFPCLPTFGLPCPTTIFTFGIFLLADRKVPLFLVAIPLLWSCIGFFAALSLGIVEDYGLLIAGIAGTILIIIKNQKSNAAS from the coding sequence ATGGTCCAGTTCCCGTTTACCGCAGTGCAGTTCCTGGATGTTTTTTTCCGCTATAACCTGACCGTCTGGCCGGCACAACTGATCCTCTGCCTGCTGGCAATTGCAGCAGCAGTTTGTGCGATCAGAAAAACGGCATCATCAGACCGGATACTATTCTGCATACTCGGTTTCTTCTGGCTCTGGATGGGCCTGGTTTATCATATTCTCTTCTTCTCGTCGATAAACACGGTTGCGTATCTTTTCGGGATTTTGTTCATCGTCCAGGCACTCGTTCTCTGGTATTTTGGTATGGTCAGGAAAGTAACGGGTTTCCATGCATCATGGGACGCATTCTCTATCGCCGGTGTTGCTTTCATCTTCTACAGCCTGATCCTGTACCCGGTTATCGGCACGGCTGCCGGCCACCCGTTCCCCTGCCTTCCGACCTTCGGCCTGCCCTGCCCGACAACCATATTCACGTTCGGGATCTTCCTCCTTGCCGACCGGAAAGTGCCACTCTTCCTGGTTGCAATTCCCCTTCTCTGGTCCTGCATCGGATTTTTCGCTGCCCTGTCACTGGGCATTGTGGAAGATTACGGTCTTCTCATTGCGGGAATTGCCGGTACAATCCTCATTATCATAAAAAACCAAAAAAGCAATGCGGCTTCGTGA